Proteins from a genomic interval of Polaribacter sejongensis:
- a CDS encoding FKBP-type peptidyl-prolyl cis-trans isomerase: protein MNKIKNIFAFAIISIALYSCSNTSSVAVDDFDYEAQALIDNDTLVQFLENHYYDTSVDSVKAIVAGQTPLYETVRTMDITENDIDYKLYYYVNSEGTPNIEKGYPTVMDSVFVKYSGQRIVATDSISPVFDANDGVWFTLNAVIRGWSHGFTNFKGGDNVTENGPITYENGGKGVLFIPSSLGYGNVGSGSILANESIFFYIDLFDFVKDTDHDNDGIPSIMEDPDGNGDPRDDDTDLDAVPNYFDADDDNDGVSTINEDANGDGDPTNDFSDPNNPDLPDYLNPDIN, encoded by the coding sequence ATGAATAAAATAAAAAATATTTTTGCATTTGCAATTATTTCAATTGCACTATATTCTTGTAGTAACACAAGTTCTGTAGCAGTAGATGATTTTGATTACGAAGCACAAGCTTTAATAGACAATGATACTTTAGTTCAGTTTTTAGAAAATCATTATTATGATACTTCTGTAGACTCTGTAAAAGCAATAGTAGCAGGCCAAACACCTCTTTATGAAACAGTAAGAACCATGGATATTACTGAAAATGATATAGATTATAAACTATATTATTATGTAAATAGCGAAGGCACACCTAATATAGAAAAAGGCTACCCTACAGTAATGGATTCTGTTTTTGTAAAGTATTCTGGTCAAAGAATTGTGGCAACAGATAGCATTAGTCCTGTTTTTGACGCTAACGATGGTGTATGGTTTACGCTTAATGCTGTTATTAGAGGTTGGTCTCATGGTTTTACGAACTTTAAAGGCGGAGACAATGTAACTGAAAACGGACCTATTACTTATGAAAATGGAGGAAAGGGTGTTTTATTTATTCCTTCTAGCTTGGGATACGGAAATGTAGGAAGTGGTAGTATTTTAGCAAATGAAAGTATTTTCTTTTATATTGATTTGTTTGATTTTGTAAAGGATACCGATCATGACAATGATGGAATTCCTTCTATAATGGAAGATCCTGATGGGAATGGAGATCCTAGAGATGATGATACTGATTTAGATGCTGTTCCTAATTATTTTGATGCTGATGATGATAATGATGGTGTTTCAACTATAAATGAAGATGCAAATGGCGATGGAGATCCTACAAACGATTTTAGCGATCCTAACAATCCTGACTTACCAGATTACTTAAATCCTGATATTAATTAA
- a CDS encoding porin family protein yields the protein MKKVILMFCLAFGFTQLSNAQVDFGLKAGVNYNNSGEDSFKNSAEDIVDGGAEAKTGYHVGLWFRGDIPVLGGLYLRPEIVYTQVKTEFEQASGSDDYSFKKLDVPVLVGKKFLGFANVFIGPSFQYILDDEISYKEFTSDELDKFSVGLQMGVGVEFGNIGVDVRWERGLTNNEANFVTDNFTVDNRTNQIIFGLSLKL from the coding sequence ATGAAGAAAGTAATTTTAATGTTTTGTTTGGCCTTTGGATTTACACAATTGTCAAATGCTCAGGTAGATTTTGGTTTAAAAGCAGGTGTAAACTATAATAATTCAGGAGAAGACTCTTTTAAAAACTCTGCAGAAGATATTGTAGATGGAGGAGCAGAAGCTAAAACTGGTTATCATGTAGGTTTGTGGTTTAGAGGAGATATTCCTGTTTTAGGTGGTTTATACTTACGACCAGAAATTGTTTATACACAAGTTAAGACAGAATTTGAGCAAGCAAGCGGTTCAGATGATTATTCATTTAAGAAATTAGATGTACCTGTTTTGGTAGGTAAAAAATTCTTAGGATTTGCCAATGTTTTTATTGGTCCTTCTTTTCAATACATTTTAGATGATGAAATTAGTTATAAAGAATTTACTTCTGATGAACTTGATAAATTCTCTGTTGGGCTTCAAATGGGGGTAGGAGTAGAGTTTGGTAATATAGGTGTAGATGTACGTTGGGAAAGAGGCTTGACTAACAATGAGGCTAATTTTGTTACAGATAATTTTACCGTAGATAACAGAACAAATCAAATAATATTTGGACTTTCTTTAAAGTTGTAA
- a CDS encoding transketolase family protein: MKKYTYTEKKDTRSGFGDGLTELGRTNPNVVALCADLIGSLKMDQFIEENPERFFQIGIAEANMISIAAGLTIGGKIPFTGTFANFSTGRVYDQIRQSVAYSGKNVKICASHAGVTLGEDGATHQILEDIGLMKMLPGMTVINTCDYNQTKAATIAIADFDGPVYLRFGRPKVPVFMPTDEKFEIGKGIQLTEGTDVTIVATGHLVWESLQAAEQLEAEGISVEVINIHTIKPLDEDIILKSVAKTGCIVTAEEHNKLGGLGESVARTLALNTPTPQEFVATDDTFGESGTPEQLMAKYGLDAAAVVKAVKKVISRK; this comes from the coding sequence ATGAAAAAATACACGTACACAGAAAAAAAAGACACTCGTTCAGGTTTTGGAGATGGTTTAACAGAATTAGGAAGAACAAACCCAAACGTAGTTGCCTTATGTGCAGATTTAATTGGTTCTTTAAAAATGGATCAATTTATTGAAGAAAACCCTGAAAGATTTTTCCAGATAGGTATTGCAGAAGCAAACATGATTAGTATTGCTGCAGGATTAACTATTGGAGGTAAAATTCCTTTTACAGGTACATTTGCTAACTTTTCTACAGGTAGAGTGTATGACCAAATTCGTCAATCTGTGGCGTATTCTGGTAAAAACGTAAAAATTTGTGCATCTCATGCAGGAGTTACTTTAGGAGAAGATGGCGCAACACACCAAATATTAGAAGATATTGGGTTGATGAAAATGCTACCAGGAATGACTGTTATTAATACGTGTGATTACAACCAAACAAAAGCAGCAACAATTGCAATTGCAGATTTTGATGGACCTGTATATTTACGTTTTGGTCGCCCAAAAGTACCTGTATTTATGCCAACAGATGAAAAATTTGAAATTGGTAAAGGAATTCAATTAACAGAAGGAACAGATGTAACTATTGTTGCAACTGGGCATTTAGTTTGGGAATCTTTACAAGCTGCTGAACAATTAGAAGCAGAAGGAATCTCTGTAGAGGTAATTAATATTCATACCATTAAACCTTTAGATGAAGACATTATTTTAAAGTCTGTTGCTAAAACGGGTTGTATTGTTACTGCAGAAGAGCATAATAAATTAGGAGGATTAGGAGAGAGTGTTGCAAGAACATTGGCTTTAAATACACCTACACCTCAAGAATTTGTTGCTACAGATGATACTTTTGGAGAATCTGGAACACCAGAACAATTAATGGCTAAATATGGTTTAGACGCTGCTGCAGTTGTAAAAGCTGTTAAAAAAGTAATTTCTAGAAAATAA
- the bshB1 gene encoding bacillithiol biosynthesis deacetylase BshB1 yields the protein MKLDILAFGAHPDDVELGCGATLAKEISLGKKVGIVDLTRGELGTRGSADLRDIEAANSANILGVSVRENLRFSDGFFTNDKEHQLAVIKMIRKYQPEIVLCNAVDDRHIDHPKGSNLVSDACFLSGLLKIETEVGGELQEKWRPKLVYHYIQWKNITPDFVIDVTGFMDIKKKSVLAYTSQFYDPTSNEPETPITSKNFTDSVDYRAKDLGRLIGVESAEGFTTERYVAVENLSKLI from the coding sequence ATGAAATTAGATATTTTGGCTTTTGGGGCCCATCCAGATGATGTAGAATTGGGTTGTGGAGCTACTCTTGCAAAAGAAATTTCTTTAGGAAAAAAGGTAGGAATTGTAGATCTTACAAGAGGCGAATTAGGTACTCGTGGTTCTGCGGATTTAAGAGATATTGAAGCCGCTAATTCAGCAAATATTTTAGGGGTTTCTGTACGTGAAAATTTAAGGTTTTCTGATGGTTTTTTTACAAACGATAAAGAACATCAATTAGCTGTTATTAAAATGATACGAAAGTACCAACCAGAAATTGTTTTGTGTAATGCTGTAGATGATCGTCATATAGATCATCCAAAAGGAAGTAATTTAGTTTCTGATGCATGTTTTTTAAGTGGTCTTTTAAAAATTGAAACAGAAGTAGGAGGAGAGTTGCAAGAAAAGTGGCGACCAAAATTAGTATATCATTATATACAATGGAAAAATATAACTCCAGATTTTGTAATTGATGTTACCGGATTTATGGATATTAAGAAGAAATCTGTGTTAGCCTACACTTCTCAGTTCTACGATCCGACCAGTAATGAGCCAGAAACACCTATTACAAGTAAGAATTTTACAGATAGTGTAGATTATAGAGCAAAAGATTTAGGAAGATTGATTGGTGTTGAATCTGCAGAAGGCTTTACTACAGAGCGTTATGTGGCTGTAGAAAATTTAAGTAAATTAATTTAA
- the pckA gene encoding phosphoenolpyruvate carboxykinase (ATP): protein METNRNMETYGLKNVTVKWNLSPAELQKITIEKGMGKETKNGTLAINTGKFTGRSPQDRFIVKDDYTADKVWWGKTNKPVSQENFDKLKANVVDYLSNRELYVRDGYVCADPTYKTDIRTVTEYPWSSSFVFNMFLRPSEEELANFDEEWLVLCAPGYVCDDPKAYGIRQGNFSIINFTDKIALIGGSAYTGEIKKGIFSALNLVLPVERDVLPMHCSANVGEDGDTAIFFGLSGTGKTTLSADPKRKLIGDDEHGWTAENNIFNFEGGCYAKVIDLSEEKEPDIFRAIKPGALLENVVFNKDGDVDYMDSTITQNTRVSYPIYHIDNIAKPSYAGNPKNIFFLTADAFGVLPPVSKLTPGQAAYHFISGYTAKVAGTEAGITEPVPSFSACFGEPFMPLHPTKYAEMLSKKMTEAGVNVWLINTGWSGGPYGTGSRIKLKYTRAMITEILNGSLDNIEFEQHPIFGLFMPKYCPNVPTEMLNPMNTWINKSAYISKAIHLAHFFHLNFEKFANEASEHIIEGGPLIDEHHKLDHM from the coding sequence ATGGAAACCAACAGAAACATGGAAACCTACGGATTAAAAAACGTAACTGTAAAATGGAACTTATCTCCTGCTGAACTTCAAAAAATTACTATTGAAAAAGGAATGGGTAAAGAAACCAAAAATGGAACTTTAGCTATTAATACAGGTAAATTTACTGGTAGATCTCCTCAAGATAGATTTATTGTAAAAGATGACTATACAGCAGACAAAGTTTGGTGGGGAAAAACCAACAAACCAGTTTCTCAAGAAAACTTCGATAAATTAAAAGCGAATGTAGTAGATTACTTATCTAACAGAGAATTATATGTAAGAGATGGTTATGTATGTGCAGATCCAACTTACAAAACAGATATTAGAACTGTAACAGAATACCCTTGGTCTAGTTCATTTGTGTTTAACATGTTCTTAAGACCTTCTGAAGAAGAGTTAGCTAATTTTGATGAAGAGTGGTTAGTTTTATGTGCACCAGGTTATGTTTGTGATGATCCAAAAGCATACGGAATTCGTCAAGGAAACTTTTCTATCATTAACTTTACTGATAAAATTGCATTAATTGGTGGTTCTGCTTATACAGGAGAGATTAAAAAAGGTATTTTCTCTGCATTAAACTTAGTGTTACCAGTAGAAAGAGATGTATTACCAATGCACTGTTCTGCAAATGTTGGTGAAGATGGAGATACAGCTATTTTCTTCGGATTATCTGGAACAGGAAAAACAACTTTATCTGCAGATCCAAAAAGAAAATTAATTGGTGATGATGAGCATGGATGGACAGCAGAAAACAATATCTTTAACTTTGAAGGTGGATGTTATGCTAAAGTAATTGATTTATCAGAAGAAAAAGAACCAGATATCTTTAGAGCAATTAAGCCAGGTGCTTTATTAGAAAACGTAGTATTCAATAAAGATGGAGATGTAGATTATATGGATAGCACAATTACACAAAATACACGTGTAAGTTACCCAATTTACCACATAGATAATATTGCAAAACCTTCTTACGCAGGTAACCCTAAAAATATTTTCTTTTTAACTGCAGATGCTTTTGGTGTATTGCCTCCAGTTTCTAAATTAACTCCTGGACAAGCTGCATACCACTTTATCTCTGGATATACTGCTAAAGTTGCAGGTACAGAAGCAGGAATTACAGAGCCAGTACCATCTTTCTCTGCTTGTTTTGGTGAGCCTTTTATGCCATTACACCCAACAAAATACGCTGAAATGTTAAGTAAAAAAATGACTGAAGCAGGTGTAAATGTTTGGTTAATTAACACAGGTTGGTCTGGAGGTCCTTACGGAACTGGTTCTCGTATTAAATTAAAATACACAAGAGCAATGATTACTGAAATTTTAAACGGAAGTTTAGATAACATCGAATTTGAACAACACCCAATTTTCGGATTATTTATGCCAAAATATTGCCCTAACGTACCTACTGAAATGTTAAACCCAATGAATACTTGGATAAACAAAAGTGCATACATTAGTAAAGCAATTCACTTAGCACACTTCTTCCACTTAAACTTCGAAAAATTTGCAAATGAAGCATCAGAGCACATTATTGAAGGTGGTCCATTAATTGATGAACACCACAAATTAGATCACATGTAG
- a CDS encoding trans-sulfuration enzyme family protein, producing MKESKKLGINTTCVHVGEVKDEQYKGAVSPIYTSTSYAFDGVDVKRYPRYFNTPNQEMLHKKIAALEKTEDALIFGSGMAAISAALFAFLQKGDHVVIQQVIYGGTYNFIVSEFDKFGIEYSFTESDKVEDFKPLIKENTKVLYIETPSNPLLGITDMKAIADLAKENGILTMIDNTFASPINQNPIDFGIDIMLHSATKYMGGHSDISAGAIAATTEHIEKIWKTAINFGGNLSDQTVWLLERSLKTLNLRVKEQTKNAKKMAEFLESNTDIDTVYYPGLKSHPQYALAKKQMKGFGAMMSFELSAGIDAMKFQNHLQLIKPSMSLAGLESTTVSPVQTTHALLSEEERLSRGIKDGLIRFSVGIEESEDLIEDILQAIKKAKS from the coding sequence ATGAAAGAATCTAAGAAACTAGGAATAAACACGACTTGTGTGCATGTTGGTGAAGTTAAAGACGAACAATATAAAGGAGCAGTTTCTCCAATATATACTTCTACTTCTTATGCTTTTGATGGGGTAGATGTAAAACGTTATCCGCGTTATTTTAATACTCCTAATCAAGAAATGTTGCACAAGAAGATTGCTGCATTAGAAAAAACGGAGGATGCTTTAATTTTTGGTTCTGGTATGGCGGCTATTTCTGCGGCCTTATTTGCTTTTTTACAAAAAGGAGACCATGTAGTTATACAGCAAGTAATTTACGGAGGAACCTATAATTTTATTGTATCAGAATTTGATAAATTCGGAATTGAGTATTCATTTACAGAATCTGATAAAGTAGAAGATTTTAAACCTTTAATAAAAGAAAATACCAAAGTTTTATATATAGAGACGCCTTCTAATCCTTTGTTAGGTATTACAGACATGAAAGCAATTGCTGACTTGGCAAAAGAAAACGGAATTTTAACCATGATAGACAATACGTTTGCATCGCCTATTAATCAGAATCCTATAGATTTCGGAATTGATATTATGTTGCATTCTGCTACTAAATATATGGGAGGACATTCTGATATTTCTGCAGGAGCCATTGCCGCAACTACAGAGCATATTGAGAAAATATGGAAAACTGCCATCAATTTTGGAGGGAATTTAAGTGATCAAACCGTTTGGTTGTTAGAAAGAAGTTTAAAAACATTGAATTTACGTGTAAAAGAACAGACTAAAAATGCGAAAAAAATGGCGGAGTTTTTAGAAAGTAATACAGATATTGATACCGTTTATTATCCAGGATTAAAAAGTCATCCGCAGTATGCGTTGGCTAAAAAGCAAATGAAAGGTTTTGGTGCAATGATGTCTTTTGAATTATCAGCAGGAATTGATGCCATGAAATTTCAGAATCATTTACAATTGATAAAACCATCAATGAGTTTAGCAGGTTTAGAAAGTACAACGGTAAGTCCGGTGCAAACAACACACGCTTTATTAAGTGAAGAAGAACGTTTGTCAAGAGGAATTAAAGATGGATTAATTCGTTTTTCTGTAGGTATTGAAGAGTCAGAAGATCTAATTGAAGATATATTACAAGCAATAAAAAAAGCAAAGAGTTAA